The genomic stretch CTGGACCAGGACTAGAAAGCTTTGTTTTAGGTCCTTTCATAATCGCGATAATGGTTACGTCATAATTACTACGAACATCAATATTACCAATTGTTTGATTATGAGCTTCTGCACCAGGCTCGACCTTATACCATTCAATGATAAGATCATTAAAGGCAACCTCGATTGTTTCCATCGCCTTTGGCTTATAAATCATGCCTCCTAAAATGGCAGCTAACTGTCTTGCTTCCGTATCGTTAAGCGTAATATCAAATGCGCTTTCTTCTAAGTCTCTTTTGTCAAAGTAATATACTTCACGACGACCGTCATCATGAAGAATAATGACAATACGATTTCCTTCCTGTGTATCAATCTCAAATTTCCTTCCGATACCTGGAAGCTCAGATTCTCTAATAACCATAAATAAACAGCTCCTATAAGATTAATAGTGTTTTTTTCACAGTCAATCATTTTTAAATAGAATAATTTTAAACAATAAAAGTATTGAGGTTTGGAGTTTTAAAAGTGACGTTTAATACATAAAAATGCGCACAACAAATAGCCTTATTAAACATCATTTTTTAGTAAGGTAAAAGTAGAATTTAAGTTGTTGAATGGTCAGAGGTAATTTGTTTGAAATTGTTTTGCATAAATAAAGGATTGTCGGAGAATAAAAGACTCTTTTTGACTTTCATATAGTTGAGGTTGTTCATCTTTAATAATAGGTAAAACAGGTGTATATCCCGTCTCCAATGATAAATTAAAATGCTTAGTAATTGGTTTTAAACCAGGTGAGTGCTGTACGCTTTCCGTAGGGTGATTTAAGGCTACAGTATCCACAGTAGAATATGGCTGTGTGCCATCATTGAACGAAACTGGCAAATTTCCTAAAGGTAAACCAAGCAGCATAAACAACATTATTGAAAACCATACTTTCCTCATATCTACACCTCCTTTTTTCTAAAATAGAGAAATTTTTTCTCACTATTCATTATACGGAGGATATGTTTTGTATTCAAGCGATAAGTTTCATTTATGTATATTTTTATTTATCCCAACTTTCCCTAATGATACATTCAAAGTAACTAACAAAAAGCGGGTTCCCAAAAGGGATACCCCGCTCATGTTATAATTCAAGTTCCCCCATACGAAGGAGTTCGACAACTGCTTGAGAACGCCCCTTAACTCCAAGCTTTTGCATCGCATTTGAAAT from Bacillus sp. 1780r2a1 encodes the following:
- a CDS encoding cation:proton antiporter regulatory subunit, producing MVIRESELPGIGRKFEIDTQEGNRIVIILHDDGRREVYYFDKRDLEESAFDITLNDTEARQLAAILGGMIYKPKAMETIEVAFNDLIIEWYKVEPGAEAHNQTIGNIDVRSNYDVTIIAIMKGPKTKLSSPGPDTVIEEGDTLVISGERGNLKRLIAELLSKGGSA